A window of the Pseudomonas fluorescens genome harbors these coding sequences:
- a CDS encoding DNA/RNA non-specific endonuclease, translating to MPLNPEYKSTTVNVNGSNVTVPLYAKATLTSTNMTGGSGPDQSLRPPGFVSGTCPEHHQRGHLIGNKLGGSGTDLRNLVTLTEGSNHPIMYEYEAMVYEYVKKNPGIEFVYQVTAQYDTSRYLVAQVAPGGSTSGAANNPYCPLPCPESLRIDFFYAEAPGKLNYPLIYRVLTEHGEGWSTGPLYILNGVYKFHEGSPKHVAQGCWAS from the coding sequence ATGCCATTGAATCCGGAATACAAATCCACCACTGTCAACGTAAACGGTAGCAACGTCACGGTGCCTCTGTATGCAAAGGCAACTTTGACATCGACCAACATGACCGGTGGCTCGGGCCCGGATCAGTCCTTGCGACCACCGGGATTCGTGTCCGGTACTTGCCCGGAACATCATCAACGAGGGCATCTGATTGGAAACAAGCTGGGCGGCAGCGGAACCGATCTTCGGAATCTGGTAACACTGACCGAAGGTAGCAACCATCCAATCATGTATGAGTACGAAGCCATGGTTTACGAGTACGTGAAGAAGAATCCCGGGATCGAGTTTGTGTATCAAGTCACCGCACAGTACGACACCTCGCGCTACTTGGTTGCGCAAGTTGCACCCGGTGGTTCGACATCCGGGGCTGCCAACAATCCTTACTGCCCGCTTCCCTGCCCTGAATCTTTACGAATCGACTTTTTCTACGCAGAAGCACCTGGAAAGTTGAATTACCCATTGATATATCGGGTTTTGACGGAGCATGGTGAAGGCTGGAGCACTGGACCGCTCTATATTCTCAACGGCGTGTACAAGTTTCACGAAGGTAGCCCGAAACATGTCGCCCAAGGCTGCTGGGCATCGTGA
- the tssI gene encoding type VI secretion system tip protein VgrG has translation MPRSTDSNTTLSLTATSLSALYPESLSGEEALNVLGSQILNGLNDGTTLTLTSAIATHVTTTLHNDAQLRPFDALVAEIRQLPADASAERYQLVLRSWLWWLTLASNNRVFQNLATSDIVTTIFKAHGFTDFKLSLTGSYTPREYCVQYGETDFAFVSRLLEEEGIFWFFTHDEGKHTLVLGDSNDAFVQIPNGPKVKYLGQQMGDRELHGIRSGQVCLQAVAGVYKATDYEFTTPTTSLYGQAEAVAGPRSIYEHPGGYNAKARGDELTKQRVDGLRSEEKRFVGESDCRWLIPGHWFTLDGHEDASLNIDWVVTRVTHDASHESYRNRFEAIPKATPFRPQRLTPKPRMHPQTAIVVGKSGEEIWTDEYGRIKLQFPWDRDGKNDETSSCWVRVVLPWSGKGFGMQFVPRIGQEVIVTFIDGDPDRPLVTGCVYNGDNALPYALPANQTQSGIKTQSSKGGGGFNELRFEDKKDAEEVFLQAQKDLKINVLNDTTATVGHDETLTVQNARTRTVKEGDETVTLEKGKRSVTIQTGSDSLDVKDSRTVKVGADQNHSTGGNYTDKVTGDYSLTVDGNLTIKVSGTLTLQSGGSFTIKSGADLATSASTSITQKAGTAMTNQAGTSLDNKAGTTLTNDAGISLTNKGAASQTVDGGGMLTIKGGLVQVN, from the coding sequence ATGCCCCGCTCCACCGACAGCAACACTACGCTCTCCCTCACCGCCACCTCGCTGTCGGCGCTTTACCCTGAGTCGCTGTCCGGTGAAGAAGCCCTCAATGTACTGGGTTCACAGATCCTGAACGGCCTCAACGACGGCACCACCCTCACCCTGACCTCCGCCATCGCCACCCACGTCACCACCACCCTGCACAACGACGCCCAGCTCCGTCCCTTCGACGCGCTGGTCGCCGAAATCCGCCAGCTCCCCGCTGACGCCAGCGCCGAGCGCTATCAACTGGTTCTGAGGTCATGGCTCTGGTGGCTGACCCTGGCCAGCAACAACCGCGTGTTCCAGAACCTCGCCACCTCCGACATCGTCACGACGATTTTCAAGGCCCACGGTTTCACCGATTTCAAACTCTCGCTGACCGGCAGCTACACCCCGCGCGAATACTGCGTGCAGTACGGCGAAACCGATTTCGCCTTCGTCTCGCGCTTGCTGGAAGAAGAAGGCATCTTCTGGTTTTTCACCCACGACGAGGGCAAGCACACGCTGGTGCTGGGCGACAGCAACGACGCCTTCGTGCAGATACCCAACGGGCCGAAGGTCAAGTATCTGGGCCAGCAAATGGGTGATCGCGAGTTACATGGCATCCGCTCGGGCCAGGTCTGTCTGCAAGCGGTGGCCGGGGTGTACAAGGCGACGGATTACGAATTCACCACGCCGACCACTTCACTCTATGGCCAGGCCGAGGCCGTGGCCGGGCCGCGTTCGATCTACGAGCATCCCGGCGGTTACAACGCCAAGGCTCGGGGCGATGAGTTGACCAAGCAGCGGGTCGACGGTTTGCGCAGTGAAGAGAAACGCTTCGTCGGCGAGAGCGACTGCCGCTGGCTGATTCCGGGCCACTGGTTCACCCTCGACGGCCACGAAGATGCAAGCCTGAACATCGACTGGGTCGTCACGCGGGTGACTCACGACGCCAGCCACGAAAGCTATCGCAACCGCTTCGAAGCGATCCCCAAAGCCACGCCGTTTCGTCCGCAACGCCTCACACCCAAGCCCCGAATGCACCCACAAACCGCCATCGTCGTCGGTAAGTCCGGCGAAGAAATCTGGACCGACGAATACGGCCGGATCAAGTTGCAGTTCCCGTGGGATCGCGACGGCAAGAATGACGAAACCAGTTCCTGCTGGGTGCGCGTGGTGTTGCCATGGAGTGGCAAGGGTTTTGGCATGCAGTTCGTGCCGCGTATCGGACAGGAAGTCATCGTGACGTTTATCGACGGCGATCCGGACCGGCCGCTGGTCACCGGTTGCGTGTACAACGGCGACAACGCCCTTCCCTACGCCTTGCCGGCGAACCAGACCCAGTCGGGGATCAAGACTCAATCGTCCAAGGGCGGCGGCGGGTTCAACGAGCTGCGTTTCGAGGACAAGAAGGACGCCGAGGAAGTGTTCCTGCAGGCGCAGAAAGACCTGAAGATCAACGTGCTCAACGACACCACCGCCACCGTCGGCCACGACGAAACCCTCACGGTGCAAAACGCCCGCACCCGCACGGTCAAGGAAGGCGATGAAACCGTCACGCTGGAGAAAGGCAAACGCAGCGTGACGATCCAGACCGGCAGCGACAGCCTCGATGTGAAGGACAGCCGCACCGTGAAGGTTGGAGCCGACCAGAACCACAGCACCGGCGGCAACTACACCGACAAGGTCACAGGCGATTACAGCCTGACGGTTGACGGCAACCTGACGATCAAGGTCAGCGGCACCCTCACCCTGCAAAGCGGCGGCAGTTTCACGATCAAGAGCGGCGCGGATCTGGCCACGTCCGCCAGCACCTCGATCACCCAGAAGGCCGGCACCGCCATGACCAATCAGGCCGGGACTTCGCTGGACAACAAGGCCGGAACCACGCTGACCAACGACGCCGGCATCAGCCTGACCAACAAGGGCGCGGCCTCACAGACCGTGGACGGCGGCGGCATGCTGACCATCAAGGGCGGGCTGGTGCAGGTCAACTGA
- a CDS encoding toxin-antitoxin system YwqK family antitoxin has product MAITPLDLQQDDKQLKGRLQDGQLDGPLNIKDDGRPQADLNYSQGELQGTSLLYHPNGKVSAQMPFVRDKLQGIASFYAPEGWLQRKATYRRGLLHGEAFNYFPDGQVAEAEFYRDGVREGRYQRFHPNGKPAVDARYLNGQLMEPEQGFAEDGRPLDADGKPISRVRWWFRKWTDPQQA; this is encoded by the coding sequence ATGGCGATCACACCGCTGGATCTGCAGCAGGATGACAAGCAACTCAAGGGGCGATTGCAGGACGGCCAGCTCGACGGCCCATTGAACATCAAGGATGACGGCCGCCCGCAGGCGGATCTGAATTACAGCCAGGGCGAATTGCAGGGCACGTCCCTGCTCTACCATCCCAACGGCAAGGTTTCGGCGCAGATGCCGTTCGTGCGTGACAAGCTGCAAGGCATCGCCAGTTTCTACGCGCCCGAGGGCTGGTTGCAGCGCAAGGCCACCTACCGGCGCGGACTGCTGCATGGCGAGGCGTTCAACTACTTTCCCGACGGGCAAGTGGCTGAGGCGGAGTTCTATCGCGATGGCGTGCGAGAGGGGCGCTACCAGCGCTTTCATCCCAACGGCAAACCGGCGGTGGATGCGCGTTATCTGAATGGGCAGCTGATGGAACCGGAGCAAGGATTTGCCGAGGACGGGCGGCCGCTGGATGCCGATGGCAAGCCGATTTCCCGGGTGCGCTGGTGGTTTCGCAAGTGGACGGATCCGCAACAGGCCTGA
- a CDS encoding DUF4280 domain-containing protein encodes MGCPQVCASATLQCSFGAAPAVLNVLPVNRTLTGGMPAANIMDHIPLVNVTTFGMCMSMANPMVAAATAAALGVLTPMPCIPATATPWIPGGAPTLLLGGMPAIDANSTLMCNWAGVIKIVMPGQMQMLIP; translated from the coding sequence ATGGGCTGCCCGCAAGTCTGTGCCAGCGCCACCCTGCAATGCAGTTTCGGCGCCGCGCCGGCGGTGCTCAACGTGCTGCCGGTCAACCGCACGCTGACCGGCGGGATGCCGGCGGCGAACATCATGGATCACATTCCGCTGGTCAACGTCACCACGTTCGGCATGTGCATGAGCATGGCCAACCCGATGGTCGCCGCTGCCACGGCTGCGGCGCTGGGCGTGTTGACGCCGATGCCGTGCATTCCGGCGACCGCCACGCCGTGGATTCCCGGAGGCGCGCCGACGTTGCTGCTGGGCGGGATGCCGGCGATCGATGCCAACAGCACGTTGATGTGCAACTGGGCGGGGGTGATCAAGATCGTGATGCCGGGGCAGATGCAGATGTTGATTCCCTGA
- a CDS encoding phosphotransferase family protein, whose protein sequence is MALTDQSTRIRSGEELDASLIDPYLKAHIPGLTGTPQISQFPGGASNLTYLLEYPDQEFVLRRPPFGHKAKSAHDMGREFRILNQLRDGFPYCPKAYVHCTDDSVIGAEFYVMERVKGIILRSDLPPELGLDSAKTEALCKSFIDRFVELHRVDYNACGLGDLGKPEGYVARQIKGWSERYEKALTPDAPHWEKVKAWLNDKMPADHPTSSIVHNDYRFDNVILDPNNPMQIIGVLDWELTTLGDPLMDLGNTLAYWIQADDPAPVQLMRRQPSHAPGMLTRREFVDYYAERSGIQIDNFDFYYTYGLFRLAGIVQQIYYRFFHGQTQDKRFAQFIHMNKLLEQMSLQVIAKSSL, encoded by the coding sequence ATGGCGCTTACTGACCAGTCCACCCGTATCCGCTCTGGCGAAGAACTCGATGCCAGCCTGATCGATCCGTACCTCAAGGCGCACATTCCGGGCCTGACCGGCACGCCACAGATCAGCCAGTTTCCCGGCGGCGCGTCGAACCTGACCTACCTGCTGGAATACCCGGACCAGGAATTCGTCCTGCGCCGTCCGCCGTTCGGCCACAAGGCCAAGTCCGCCCACGACATGGGCCGCGAGTTCCGTATCCTCAACCAGTTGCGCGACGGCTTCCCGTATTGCCCGAAAGCCTACGTGCATTGCACCGACGACTCAGTGATCGGCGCCGAGTTCTATGTGATGGAACGGGTCAAAGGGATCATCCTGCGCTCGGACCTGCCACCGGAACTGGGCCTGGATTCGGCCAAAACCGAAGCCCTGTGCAAGAGCTTCATCGACCGTTTCGTCGAACTGCATCGGGTCGATTACAACGCCTGCGGCCTCGGTGATCTGGGCAAACCGGAAGGCTACGTCGCCCGGCAGATCAAGGGCTGGAGCGAACGCTACGAGAAAGCCCTGACCCCGGATGCACCGCATTGGGAAAAGGTCAAAGCCTGGCTCAACGACAAGATGCCGGCCGATCACCCGACCTCCAGCATCGTGCACAACGACTACCGCTTCGACAACGTCATCCTCGACCCGAACAACCCGATGCAGATCATCGGCGTGCTCGACTGGGAGCTGACCACCCTCGGCGATCCATTGATGGACCTGGGCAACACCCTCGCCTACTGGATCCAGGCCGACGACCCGGCCCCGGTGCAACTGATGCGCCGCCAGCCGAGCCACGCGCCGGGCATGCTGACCCGCCGCGAATTCGTCGACTATTACGCCGAGCGCTCGGGCATCCAGATCGACAATTTCGACTTCTACTACACCTACGGCCTGTTCCGTCTGGCCGGCATCGTGCAGCAGATCTACTACCGCTTCTTCCATGGCCAGACCCAGGACAAACGCTTTGCGCAGTTCATTCACATGAACAAACTGCTGGAGCAGATGAGCCTGCAGGTCATTGCCAAATCCAGCCTCTGA
- a CDS encoding SDR family oxidoreductase: MSKTQLFDLDGKIAFVSGASRGIGEAIAKLLAQQGAHVIVSSRKLEGCQHVADAIIAAGGKATAVACHIGEMEQISQVFAGIKEQFGRLDILVNNAATNPQFCNVLDTDLGAFQKTVDVNIRGYFFMSVEAGKLMRENGGGSIINVASINGISPGIFQGIYSVTKAAVINMTKVFAKECAQFGIRCNALLPGLTDTKFASALVKNDAILKQALTQIPLKRVADPSEMAGAVLYLASDASSYTTGVSLNVDGGFLS, translated from the coding sequence ATGTCCAAGACTCAGTTGTTCGACCTCGACGGCAAGATCGCTTTCGTCTCCGGCGCCAGCCGCGGCATCGGTGAAGCCATCGCCAAACTGCTGGCCCAGCAAGGCGCCCACGTCATCGTTTCGAGCCGCAAACTCGAAGGCTGCCAACACGTGGCCGACGCCATCATCGCCGCCGGCGGCAAGGCCACAGCGGTCGCCTGCCACATCGGCGAAATGGAACAGATCAGCCAGGTCTTCGCCGGGATCAAGGAACAGTTCGGGCGCCTGGACATCCTGGTCAACAACGCCGCGACCAACCCGCAATTCTGCAACGTGCTGGACACCGACCTCGGCGCCTTCCAGAAAACCGTCGACGTGAACATCCGCGGCTACTTCTTCATGTCGGTGGAAGCCGGCAAGCTGATGCGCGAAAACGGAGGCGGCAGCATCATCAACGTGGCGTCGATCAACGGCATCTCGCCGGGGATTTTCCAGGGCATCTACTCGGTGACCAAGGCCGCCGTGATCAACATGACCAAAGTCTTCGCCAAGGAATGCGCGCAATTCGGCATCCGCTGCAACGCCCTGCTGCCAGGCCTGACCGACACCAAATTCGCCTCGGCCCTGGTGAAGAACGACGCGATCCTGAAGCAAGCGCTGACGCAAATCCCGCTCAAACGCGTAGCCGACCCAAGCGAAATGGCCGGCGCCGTGCTGTACCTGGCGAGCGATGCGTCGAGCTACACCACCGGCGTGTCGCTGAACGTGGACGGCGGTTTCCTGTCCTGA
- a CDS encoding trimeric intracellular cation channel family protein: MRHSITHAPLKARVEWIVLVADLVGTAVFAVEGAIAAMRSQLDLLGVMVIAFIVALGGGVTRDLLIGATPPKAVADWRYPALAFAMGGVAFVFHEWVLGWSGSTLIVLDAAGLALFAVAGAQKALNYGISPFVSMLMGTITGVGGGVLRDIVLARVPVVLQADLYASSAFVGAAVLIVGRRLGVPPVAAALLAGAACLLLRLLSVHFGWQLPKVLEA, from the coding sequence TTGCGTCACTCAATAACGCACGCGCCGTTGAAGGCGCGGGTCGAGTGGATTGTGCTGGTGGCCGATCTGGTCGGCACGGCGGTGTTTGCGGTCGAAGGCGCGATTGCTGCGATGCGCAGTCAGCTCGATCTGCTCGGGGTGATGGTGATTGCCTTCATCGTTGCGCTCGGCGGCGGGGTGACGCGTGATCTGTTGATCGGTGCGACGCCGCCCAAGGCTGTGGCGGACTGGCGTTATCCGGCGCTGGCGTTTGCCATGGGCGGGGTGGCGTTTGTTTTTCATGAATGGGTGCTGGGCTGGTCCGGTTCGACCCTGATTGTGCTGGACGCGGCGGGGCTGGCGCTGTTTGCCGTGGCCGGGGCACAGAAGGCGTTGAATTACGGGATCTCGCCGTTTGTGTCCATGCTGATGGGCACAATTACCGGGGTCGGTGGCGGGGTGCTGCGTGACATTGTGCTGGCGCGGGTGCCGGTGGTGTTGCAGGCGGATCTGTATGCCAGTTCGGCGTTTGTCGGCGCGGCGGTGTTGATTGTCGGGCGCAGGCTGGGTGTTCCGCCGGTGGCGGCTGCGTTGCTGGCGGGGGCGGCGTGTCTGTTGTTGCGGTTGTTGTCGGTGCATTTCGGCTGGCAGTTGCCGAAGGTTCTGGAGGCATGA
- a CDS encoding DUF1652 domain-containing protein translates to MIYLAQLRARLERSFSPLACECVVDGDHSLTVKLYEPVSGRVDLVISGLSLGALRTPEAVDALIDELRYELESNSLRSPG, encoded by the coding sequence ATGATTTATCTGGCGCAGTTGCGGGCTCGGCTTGAGCGCAGTTTTTCGCCGTTGGCTTGTGAGTGTGTGGTGGATGGGGATCACTCCCTTACTGTGAAACTGTATGAGCCGGTTTCGGGGCGGGTGGATTTGGTGATCAGTGGGTTGAGTCTTGGTGCCTTGCGTACGCCGGAAGCGGTGGATGCCTTGATTGATGAATTGCGGTATGAGCTTGAGAGTAATTCTTTGCGGTCGCCCGGGTGA
- a CDS encoding helix-turn-helix transcriptional regulator: MSRDVLTTETNRRQLQQIIAGLSDGVILLELDQTILWANEAALAMHGVSRIGELGNNAGEYAERFNLRYRNNHTLTPDQYPISRVAAGETFSDVLVEVTPHSDEERTWVHSVRSMVLTDRDGDTESLVLIMSDVTDWANAEQRFEKTFNANPAPAVICRLSDLRYIKVNPGFLEMTGYTRDQVIGASTYELDILEQAERKELAIQRLRDVATIPQMQAELRLPDGGSKQVIVAGQPLVLNDEDCMLFSFVDMELRHKAEVALRQSEERFAKAFRLTPVPILICSADEQRLIDVNQAFLDALAYESDDVLGKTVAQLDFIDEPAERARLLAALEKTGRVDRVDMRIRRKDAELLECAVSADTVNIQDTVCYLLVLMDITERKRTELELVAAIEEVMKDASWFSRTLIEKLANVKKVNSPQLPSVSFTDLTARERDVLGLICEGLADKEIAARLKLAPNTVRNHVATVYSKLDVHSRSEAIVWARERGLFSGGSRGQR, translated from the coding sequence ATGAGCCGGGACGTCCTGACCACCGAAACCAATCGCCGTCAGTTGCAGCAGATCATCGCCGGTCTGTCCGACGGGGTGATTCTGCTGGAACTCGACCAGACCATCCTCTGGGCCAACGAAGCCGCGCTGGCGATGCATGGCGTCAGTCGCATCGGCGAGTTGGGCAACAATGCCGGGGAGTATGCCGAGCGCTTCAACCTGCGCTATCGCAACAACCACACGCTGACGCCCGATCAGTATCCGATCAGCCGAGTGGCCGCCGGCGAAACCTTCAGCGACGTGCTGGTCGAGGTCACCCCACACAGTGACGAGGAACGCACTTGGGTGCACAGCGTGCGCAGCATGGTGTTGACCGATCGCGACGGCGATACCGAGTCGCTGGTGCTGATCATGAGTGACGTCACCGACTGGGCCAACGCCGAACAGCGCTTCGAAAAAACCTTCAATGCCAACCCGGCGCCGGCGGTGATCTGCCGTCTCAGCGACCTGCGTTACATCAAGGTCAATCCGGGGTTTCTGGAAATGACCGGCTACACCCGCGATCAGGTGATCGGCGCCTCGACCTATGAACTGGATATTCTCGAACAGGCCGAGCGCAAGGAGCTGGCGATCCAGCGCCTGCGCGATGTCGCGACCATTCCGCAGATGCAGGCTGAATTGCGTCTGCCGGACGGCGGCAGCAAGCAAGTGATCGTCGCCGGCCAGCCGCTGGTGCTCAACGACGAAGACTGCATGCTGTTTTCGTTCGTCGACATGGAATTGCGGCACAAGGCCGAAGTCGCCTTGCGTCAGAGTGAAGAACGCTTCGCCAAGGCCTTTCGCCTGACCCCGGTGCCGATCCTGATCTGCAGCGCCGACGAGCAACGGCTGATCGACGTCAATCAGGCCTTTCTCGATGCCCTGGCTTACGAGAGCGACGACGTTCTCGGCAAGACCGTCGCGCAACTGGATTTCATCGATGAGCCGGCGGAGCGCGCCCGCTTGCTGGCGGCGCTGGAGAAGACCGGCCGGGTTGATCGCGTCGATATGCGGATCCGCAGGAAAGACGCCGAATTGCTGGAGTGCGCGGTATCCGCAGACACCGTCAACATCCAGGACACCGTTTGCTATCTGCTGGTGCTGATGGACATCACCGAGCGCAAGCGCACCGAGCTTGAGCTGGTGGCGGCGATTGAAGAGGTGATGAAGGATGCTTCGTGGTTCAGTCGGACGCTGATTGAAAAACTGGCCAATGTGAAGAAAGTCAATTCGCCGCAACTGCCGAGTGTGTCGTTCACTGACCTGACGGCTCGCGAACGTGATGTGCTGGGGTTGATTTGTGAGGGGCTGGCGGACAAGGAGATTGCTGCGCGGTTGAAGTTGGCGCCGAATACCGTGCGCAATCATGTGGCGACGGTGTATTCGAAACTCGACGTGCACAGTCGCAGTGAGGCGATTGTCTGGGCTCGGGAGCGTGGGTTGTTTTCGGGCGGCAGTCGGGGGCAGCGGTAA
- a CDS encoding LysR family transcriptional regulator encodes MDLRLLRYFMALADELHFGRAAERLHICQPPLSQQIRLLEEELGTPLFERSHHRVELTAAGQMLKEQAPLVFEQLERALDLTRQTGRGQLGELEIGMISSVMVGVLPKALHLFRERYPQVTWRLHEMTPAAQVKALKEKRIDACVFRVGYDDPQLRNELLIHEPIHVVMPADHPLARRDVLAPADLAQEPFVALELKQSRFANFLYQCCIQAGFTPQIRQQVIEVQTLLSLVRAGFGVALLPASIEQLAPAGLVFRRLTPALPQVPLYATYRADDASPVLKLFLDTLRELVDHGAR; translated from the coding sequence ATGGACCTGCGTTTGCTGCGGTACTTCATGGCGCTGGCCGATGAGCTGCATTTCGGCCGCGCCGCCGAGCGGCTGCACATCTGCCAGCCGCCGCTGAGCCAGCAGATCCGCTTGCTGGAGGAAGAGCTCGGTACGCCGCTGTTCGAGCGCAGCCACCATCGGGTCGAGCTGACGGCGGCGGGGCAGATGCTCAAAGAACAGGCGCCGCTGGTGTTCGAACAACTCGAGCGGGCGCTGGACCTGACCCGCCAGACCGGGCGCGGGCAACTGGGCGAGCTGGAAATCGGCATGATCAGTTCGGTGATGGTCGGCGTGCTGCCCAAGGCGCTGCACCTGTTTCGCGAGCGCTACCCGCAGGTCACCTGGCGCCTGCATGAAATGACCCCGGCGGCGCAGGTCAAGGCGTTGAAGGAAAAACGCATCGACGCCTGCGTGTTCCGCGTCGGTTATGACGACCCGCAATTGCGCAATGAATTGTTGATCCATGAGCCGATCCATGTGGTGATGCCGGCGGATCACCCGTTGGCCCGGCGCGACGTGCTGGCGCCGGCTGATCTGGCGCAGGAGCCGTTTGTAGCGCTGGAATTGAAGCAGTCGCGCTTCGCCAATTTTCTCTATCAGTGCTGCATTCAGGCCGGGTTCACCCCGCAGATCCGCCAGCAAGTGATCGAGGTGCAGACCTTGCTCAGTCTGGTGCGCGCCGGGTTTGGCGTGGCGCTGTTACCCGCATCGATCGAGCAACTGGCTCCCGCCGGGCTGGTGTTCCGGCGCCTGACCCCGGCGCTGCCGCAAGTGCCGCTGTACGCGACGTATCGGGCCGACGATGCCTCGCCGGTGCTCAAGCTGTTTCTCGATACGCTGCGCGAACTGGTCGATCACGGCGCTCGGTAA